One stretch of Anguilla anguilla isolate fAngAng1 chromosome 5, fAngAng1.pri, whole genome shotgun sequence DNA includes these proteins:
- the alms1 gene encoding Alstrom syndrome protein 1 isoform X1, with the protein METVEVQDEEAVIRPIVTTPPISRQSRADELRSVSSSPGSGTHISSSTSAVSLGEAIAHRAKQGVESWGQLPMEEDASQLTMASVSRLGQTSSWPEEVHIHHDPIQERLVTVAEDATVQRHEGRTCSFTLEFQDSRLSPALPLLPDKSGKLHSLAEDTLFHQTDLEFVALRGSPDISVASERFPMPHQVSDASQICSSKVSKDLPADQSVLLQEHLGLTVASVEEVSCCSLSQHTLSPFSEDGEQDVEHIHGILEEMQVEREPCYGVSDQPTDNSDGKDQSSLDTRPQEKPMKKMSQVSSSFRSGDITVPLLRELPQRNANLSSSSSVVSSASATSMNKGSSSRGSTGYKAVKPEAAPSPRLKEVTEQKTSVLKEVVGLKVDHSRSSLEWEPSAEQREGPLGVASCSSPTQVKTSRGTAALDTSGRSEVSNITTRASRTQQDDDSDALREQLCAEIERARQSESRPKAQEADSPQAPGQPKPPSSQSATPNTCSLGTHSGRGSTIIEVPTDFDKTEGRLSPGFSFERGHTERELSSSGNQMAVDGSFLGTFSHPVSQSTPGVFSGPPRASVQPPIGKLSPIESNLEVSQPSSSRAVQSSSSKPFLAPTFDISVRNPSGLDTGMGTFQDASLRSTGKIQSLPSLNFMEKVGAWNMTQTSGTTYFDNLALRGFTGVSPKKKAFDAISDSLNRMLSQEGGSKQFVAASAPGPSIHSPRRNLAASFSGTTAFGSDSRGGSFVASPLDRPGNQPTLCADTGEIQPREKPGNDLASPESLCLSGMPKMDPPQREPGQNEQDTGQQLDRTEPAGQQGVVTDKDQSGAGRGSAEELQSTAQLTTRLGLDRFSDVSSNRDLSNTLTCSQDSYHVERRLAASIGAVSSVGSLEVDNYVPYWTPSPPSPAKDAELNIEARIPMYLHNLGIDQSPSAILTPFVPRGPIREPEFSPTDLCTLKGSTGTPTKSTQPSEAGSPAKGEFSRCSLLSVGSSVSISLSVDSLQPKMPLSQHAKDRPLNERCLQTAFHPLGPLPQGSPQPPGPDTGHNLSDSADDPTAVRVRELIEKFQSGKVFVTPDSLPSTEARQQQARDSPLEAKPSETSDSSMDPGADSFVGSKTLQEIRKLLGRAESIVSGKSSVSSSPPSLQDSDDSLLCLKRKLEGFQDSFASSTGNQEMPSSLLWGRSSSESALTSDGMKERASGELGRSPRASGHNFAQGKGVLLRSLDSISNQAAESFPTKSVRRSEPEGCSATAPDRAAPVFVSIMQVNPPTPSGVVQQGPAQEVMSPTESSVSGPAENMQAPSLREAERAVESDSSSADTLTTRVAALLRNESPATMASSSCSTADEEERKAREWIKLKVTGQQCEKLQLNVEDRQRIEEIKRDLLHNTKRMTKSQLSTDTDSSTHSGAPWGQPPSHAGQFDALKSAEHQLSHQLQRLNHYAFDSSVQLHPPVRQDPEARVRDVAQRTSPPPITSITIASCRCTPSPAPPRSPTPTPLSLAHLATDGVPMPATGVRTSESREPAFQTKEDTAVRISPEAESAGGTMSVAHVRGSPTDLVPASGPGPDHSESPSPLEAVTQSKTETLGTRYSTSYGLDTSSTAGEGSRTGGGRSRSPFHLNPTSYRQVSRSDPNMSSTSSLEPAAAPLHNSTFASGSCAILSPTKKVLSHVHLTLSPKLPKGKSEESAVEPPVRQDWVSERRAGGTESTAGLPPDFSTRLTSRNLPEFSAREQLFPDGRPPVDRSSYFPAPRVTGWTDARQEPRSTPLLLDGASSQGVPIRPIGRENRETADASVQITTQEVPWRAEPVTSFPQSFTAQPRVPGLSEPLAIHTPAVPVLLPYKPHGSPELFYIPKSEAPLSDTTVESSHPGSDDAVPPRFSSEVLGSRDREAGAAVSGRHAEGIYSKRPAAYRARPGHGGLRMDTVGGLQTNEVRQSGRPYPLSVRTGDSGDPPRSSEAWPNVRGVDPPSRGQEEVEFVPLQGEETYSTEDLRSYSRSVREPRPLGGSDREGPAHNWRDFATRGVSSQSSGGNLNELWQRFNERRSQRESGPPGEGETPLLDRLERLSRLIHSSRNATPLGGREASAPGKRREERRRKQGEKEEKRREEEEQREADRRRGNGEQRSVREAWAEPGAEQEEESLSSSTLTEGSFGRHRCPAEKDGSASRSGDTDASDSASTASTIDTARLIRAFGRGRVQANPGLNRLYSAIGRQREGTEQRRGRKRGGPKPPAPPPAPSETNSTDSSTLSTVAPGESVSSDGDLPRAPPDVLVAKKAVKLVNKGVQAGDVEIVVNGTRKHTRDVGTVFPSPIPAREAGRSANGSRGGQGEERSPPKTQSFMNEKRSRKAQIERYPQGVSWFVPADSLKGNAKENQPGPGALPGRGQVWFEPYTKTKPWREPLRERQIQEEPVSIKRRSPGQPIGSAETDTDSKAPPALARVTLQEALEMRRPDFLSRSRERVKRLELQVEERRLQAVFQQEREQLFNRPGGRGQLSQPADFSAHRKRVVPRKEMFKRSKQLSNHEKKELRSDKVASQRKAMRIYSQLPEVQQRIEEEKRKAEYRSYRLNAQLYKKKITNRILGRKTPWQ; encoded by the exons ATGGAGACTGTTGAAGTACAAGATGAGGAGGCTGTCATTAGA CCAATCGTCACAACACCACCCATCTCCcgacagagcagagcagacgaGCTACGGAGCGTGAGCAGTAGCCCTGGGAGCGGAACTCACATCTCCTCCAGCACCAGCGCCGTTTCTCTGGGGGAGGCAATCGCGCACCGGGCCAAACAG GGGGTGGAGTCATGGGGGCAGCTGCCTATGGAAGAGGATGCGAGTCAGCTGACCATGGCTTCAGTGAGCAGATTGGGCCAGACATCATCCTGGCCAGAAGAGGTCCACATCCACCATGACCCAATCCAAGAGAGGCTGGTCACTGTTGCTGAAGACGCCACAGTACAACGACATGAAGGAAGAACCTGCTCTTTCACGCTTG AATTTCAGGATAGCCGTCTTTCGCCCGCTCTGCCTTTATTGCCTGACAAATCTGGAAAACTGCACAGCCTTGCAGAAGACACCCTTTTTCATCAGACTGATTTAGAGTTTGTCGCTCTCAG GGGATCTCCAGATATTTCTGTTGCGTCAGAAAGGTTTCCCATGCCACACCAGGTCAGCGATGCCTCTCAAATTTGCTCCTCCAAGGTGTCCAAAGACCTGCCTGCTGACCAGTCTGTGCTCCTTCAGGAACATTTGGGTCTTACAGTGGCTTCAGTGGAAGAGGTCAgctgctgctccctctctcagcaCACTCTGTCCCCTTTCTCTGAAGATGGGGAACAGGATGTGGAGCACATTCATGGGATCCTGGAGGAAATGCAGGTGGAAAGGGAACCATGCTATGGAGTGTCAGACCAACCCACCGATAATTCTGATGGGAAGGATCAAAGCTCTCTCGACACTAGGCCCCAAGAGAAACCCATGAAGAAAATGTCCCAAGTCAGCAGCTCCTTTCGAAGTGGAGACATCACTGTGCCTCTATTACGTGAGCTCCCCCAGAGGAACGCTAACTTGTCgagcagcagcagtgtagtgtCCTCTGCCTCTGCGACCTCCATGAACAAGGGGTCTTCCTCAAGAGGTTCCACTGGTTATAAAGCAGTCAAGCCAGAAGCAGCTCCATCTCCCAGATTGAAAGAAGTGACTGAACAGAAAACATCAGTGCTGAAGGAAGTGGTTGGACTAAAAGTGGATCACTCCAGAAGCTCTTTAGAATGGGAACCCTCAGCTGAGCAAAGAGAAGGACCACTGGGGGTAGCCTCTTGCTCATCTCCGACACAGGTGAAAACATCCAGAGGTACAGCAGCTTTAGACACGTCTGGGAGGTCCGAGGTATCCAACATCACCACTCGGGCTTCCCGCACCCAGCAAGATGATGATTCTGATGCACTCCGTGAGCAGCTTTGTGCTGAAATTGAGAGGGCTCGTCAGTCTGAGTCTAGGCCCAAAGCCCAAGAGGCTGATAGTCCCCAAGCACCTGGTCAGCCCAAGCCCCCGAGCAGTCAGTCAGCCACCCCAAACACATGTTCCTTAGGAACACACAGTGGAAGGGGTAGTACCATCATAGAGGTACCCACAGACTTTGACAAGACCGAGGGACGGTTGTCACCAGGTTTCAGCTTTGAAAGAGggcatacagagagagagctctcaTCCTCCGGGAATCAGATGGCCGTGGATGGATCTTTCCTGGGGACTTTCTCCCATCCCGTTTCCCAGTCCACCCCAGGTGTGTTCTCAGGGCCACCCAGAGCCAGTGTGCAGCCACCCATCGGCAAGCTGTCTCCCATTGAGTCCAACCTCGAGGTGTCTCAGCCATCCTCCTCCAGGGCAGTCCAAAGCAGCTCCTCAAAACCGTTTCTTGCTCCCACGTTTGACATCAGTGTCAGAAACCCAAGTGGACTTGATACTGGGATGGGAACTTTTCAGGATGCATCACTCAGGAGCACTGGAAAGATACAATCCCTACCAAGTCTGAACTTCATGGAGAAAGTCGGGGCCTGGAATATGACTCAGACATCAGGGACGACATATTTTGACAACTTAGCTCTTCGCGGTTTCACTGGAGTCTCGCCTAAGAAGAAGGCCTTTGATGCCATCTCCGACTCACTTAACCGCATGCTGTCCCAGGAGGGGGGCAGCAAACAGTTTGTGGCAGCATCTGCACCGGGCCCCAGCATCCACAGTCCAAGGAGGAACCTGGCTGCCTCCTTCTCTGGAACAACGGCATTTGGATCAGATTCTAGAGGTGGGAGCTTTGTAGCATCCCCTCTGGACAGGCCTGGGAACCAGCCAACCCTTTGTGCGGATACTGGGGAAATTCAACCGAGGGAGAAACCAGGCAATGACCTGGCAAGCCCTGAATCCTTGTGCCTCTCAGGAATGCCCAAGATGGACCCTCCACAAAGGGAGCCTGGACAGAATGAGCAAGACACTGGCCAACAGTTAGATCGCACAGAGCCAGCCGGTCAACAGGGGGTAGTGACTGACAAAGATCAGAGCGGTGCTGGGAGAGGAAGTGCCGAGGAGCTGCAAAGTACAGCTCAACTAACAACTCGCCTTGGCTTGGACCGATTCAGCGACGTCTCCTCAAATAGAGACCTCAGCAACACTCTGACCTGTTCTCAGGATAGCTACCATGTTGAACGAAGGCTGGCAGCCTCCATCGGGGCAGTGTCCTCTGTGGGCAGTCTAGAAGTGGACAACTACGTCCCCTACTGGACTCCCAGTCCTCCATCACCTGCAAAGGATGCAGAGCTAAATATTGAGGCAAGAATTCCG atgtaCCTCCATAACCTTGGCATTGACCAGTCCCCATCAGCTATCCTTACTCCTTTTGTACCAAGAGGACCCATCAGAGAACCGGAATTCTCCCCAACTGATCTTTGCACATTGAAAGGTTCCACAGGGACACCAACAAAAAGCACACAGCCATCTGAGG CAGGCAGTCCTGCCAAAGGAGAGTTCTCGAGATGCAGCCTCCTGTCTGTTGGCTCGAGTGTGTCTATCTCGCTGAGTGTAGACAGCCTCCAGCCCAAAATGCCCCTCTCCCAACACGCCAAAGACAGACCTCTAAATGAGCGCTGCCTGCAGACCGCCTTCCACCCTCTGGGCCCCCTCCCACAGGGCTCGCCACAGCCCCCTGGCCCGGATACTGGCCACAACCTGAGCGACAGCGCTGACGACCCGACCGCTGTGCGAGTACGGGAGCTAATCGAGAAGTTCCAGTCCGGGAAAGTGTTTGTTACGCCTGACAGCCTGCCTTCAACAGAAGCCAGACAGCAGCAAGCCAGGGACTCCCCTCTGGAGGCCAAACCCAGTGAGACTTCGGACAGCAGCATGGATCCTGGTGCCGACTCCTTCGTGGGGTCAAAAACCCTGCAGGAGATACGGAAACTCCTGGGCAGGGCAGAAAGCATCGTGTCAGGGAAGTCCTCCGTCTCATCCTCTCCTCCTTCGCTGCAGGACTCCGATGATTCCCTTCTCTGTCTAAAAAGGAAGCTGGAGGGCTTCCAGGACTCTTTCGCCTCCTCTACGGGAAACCAGGAGatgccctcctccctcctgtggGGCAGGTCCTCCTCAGAGTCTGCACTGACTTCAGACGGGATGAAAGAACGCGCCTCTGGCGAGCTCGGCAGGTCTCCTCGAGCGTCCGGTCACAACTTTGCGCAAGGCAAAGGTGTGCTTCTGAGGTCCTTGGACAGCATTTCGAACCAGGCGGCTGAGTCTTTCCCAACTAAGTCAGTGAGGCGATCCGAGCCTGAAGGGTGCAGTGCGACCGCTCCTGACCGAGCTGCTCCAGTGTTTGTTTCAATAATGCAGGTAAACCCACCGACTCCCAGTGGAGTTGTGCAGCAGGGTCcggcacaggaagtgatgtcaccaACAGAGAGCTCGGTGAGCGGCCCAGCAGAGAATATGCAGGCCCCCAGCCTTAGGGAGGCTGAGAGAGCAGTGGAGAGTGACAGCAGCAGTGCGGACACACTGACAACAAGAGTGGCCGCCCTGCTAAGGAATGAGTCACCAGCAACCATGGCATCAAGTAGCTGCAGCACTGCAGATGAGGAGGAACGCAAAGCACGGG AGTGGATCAAGTTGAAGGTCACTGGGCAGCAGTGTGAAAAGCTGCAGCTGAATGTGGAGGACAGGCAGCGCATTGAAGAGATCAAGAGAGATCTCCTTCATAACACCAAACGCATGACAAAG AGCCAGCTGAGCACCGACACCGATTCCAGCACGCActctggcgccccctggggGCAGCCCCCTTCCCACGCGGGCCAGTTCGACGCCCTGAAGTCAGCAGAGCACCAGCTGTCCCACCAGCTGCAGCGGCTCAACCACTACGCCTTCGACTCCAGCGTGCAGCTGCACCCTCCCGTGCGCCAGGACCCGGAGGCACGGGTCCGAGACGTGGCCCAGAGGACCAGCCCCCCGCCAATCACGTCCATCACCATCGCCTCCTGCCGCTGcaccccgtcccccgcccctccacgcagccccacgcccacgcccctCAGTCTGGCTCACCTCGCCACAGATGGTGTTCCCATGCCGGCCACCGGGGTGCGCACCTCGGAGAGCCGGGAACCTGCTTTTCAGACCAAGGAGGATACAGCGGTTCGGATTTCTCCGGAAGCAGAGTCGGCTGGTGGAACGATGAGCGTCGCTCACGTTCGCGGTTCTCCCACTGATCTCGTTCCTGCGTCGGGACCGGGACCTGACCACTCCGAGTCTCCTTCTCCTTTAGAAGCGGTAACCCAGTCAAAAACGGAAACCCTCGGGACACGGTACTCTACGTCATACGGGCTCGACACCAGCTCCACGGCTGGAGAGGGGAGCCGGACGGGCGGCGGGAGGTCCAGGTCTCCCTTCCACCTGAACCCCACCTCGTACCGGCAGGTGTCGAGGTCGGACCCCAACATGAGCTCCACCTCCAGCCTGGAGCCCGCGGCAGCCCCTTTGCACAACTCCACGTTCGCGTCCGGCTCCTGCGCCATTCTCTCCCCAACCAAGAAGGTTCTCTCCCACGTCCACCTCACCCTGTCCCCGAAATTGCCCAAAGGAAAGTCTGAGGAGTCCGCCGTGGAGCCACCTGTTCGGCAGGACTGGGTTTCGGAGAGGAGAGCTGGAGGTACGGAGAGCACAGCTGGCCTACCTCCTGACTTTTCCACCAGGCTGACCTCACGGAATCTTCCGGAATTTTCGGCTCGCGAGCAGCTGTTCCCTGACGGTCGTCCTCCGGTGGACCGGAGTTCGTATTTCCCTGCTCCCAGGGTAACCGGCTGGACCGATGCGCGCCAGGAACCGAGGTCTACACCTTTGTTATTGGATGGGGCGAGTTCACAGGGGGTCCCTATTCGGCCAATCGGAAGGGAGAATCGTGAGACCGCTGACGCGTCCGTCCAGATCACCACCCAGGAGGTACCGTGGAGGGCAGAGCCTGTCACAAGCTTCCCACAATCCTTCACTGCTCAGCCAAGAGTGCCGGGTCTGTCTGAGCCCTTAGCTATTCACACACCAG CTGTGCCTGTTTTGCTTCCGTACAAACCGCATGGGAGCCCAGAGCTGTTCTACATCCCCAAGAGCGAGGCACCACTCTCCGACACCACCGTAGAGAGCTCCCATCCAG gctcTGACGACGCCGTTCCGCCGCGGTTCAGCTCCGAGGTGCTGGGCTCCAGAGACCGGGAGGCAGGGGCGGCGGTCAGCGGCAGACACGCCGAAGGGATCTACAGCAAGAGGCCCGCGGCTTACAGAGCGCGCCCAGGACACGGAG GTCTCAGAATGGACACGGTTGGCGGTCTTCAGACTAATGAAGTCCGGCAGAGTGGCAGGCCGTACCCCCTCTCTGTCAGGACAGGTGACTCTGGTGACCCACCCAGGAGTTCTGAGGCATGGCCGAATGTCAGGGGCGTGGACCCCCCCAGCAGAGGCCAAGAGGAGGTGGAGTTTGTACCCCTACAGGGGGAGGAGACCTACAGCACGGAGGACCTCCGTTCTTACAGTCGCTCTGTCCGAGAGCCCCGCCCTCTGGGAGGGTCAGACAGGGAGGGGCCCGCCCACAATTGGCGGGACTTCGCCACCAGGGGCGTGTCCTCTCAGAGCAGCGGCGGCAACCTGAACGAGCTGTGGCAGAGGTTCAACGAGAGGCGGAGCCAGAGGGAGTCCGGCCCCCCCGGGGAGGGGGAAACGCCTTTACTGGACAGGCTGGAGCGTCTGTCTCGGCTGATCCACAGCAGCCGCAACGCCACGCccctgggggggagggaagcgAGCGCCCCCGGCAAGAgacgggaggagaggaggaggaagcagggggagaaggaggagaagaggagagaggaggaggagcagagagaggcggACCGGAGGAGGGGGAACGGAGAGCAGCGCTCGGTCCGGGAGGCCTGGGCGGAGCCAGgggcggagcaggaggaggagtctCTGAGCAGCTCCACCCTCACCGAGGGCTCGTTCGGCCGGCACCGCTGCCCGGCGGAGAAGGACGGGTCGGCGAGCCGGTCCGGCGATACGGACGCCAGCGACTCGGCCAGCACCGCGTCCACCATCGACACCGCCCGCCTCATCCGCGCCTTCGGCCGCGGCCGGGTCCAGGCCAACCCCGGCCTCAACAGGCTCTACAGCGCCATCGGCAGGCAGAGGGAGGGCAcggagcagaggagagggaggaagagaggcgGGCCCAaacccccggccccgcccccagccccctccgAGACCAACAGCACGGACAGCTCCACCCTCAGCACC GTGGCCCCGGGCGAGTCTGTGTCGTCGGACGGCGACCTGCCCCGGGCCCCGCCGGATGTCCTCGTGGCGAAGAAGGCGGTCAAGCTGGTCAACAAAGGAGTCCAGGCAG GTGATGTGGAGATTGTGGTGAACGGGACCAGGAAGCACACGCGAGACGTGGGCACCGTCTTCCCCTCGCCCATCCCTGCCAGGGAGGCGGGGCGCTCGGCGAACGGCAGCAGGGGAGGCCAGGGTGAAGAGAGGAGCCCCCCTAAAACGCAGAGCTTCATGAACGAGAAGAGGAGCAGGAAGGCCCAAATAGAGCGCTACCCTCAAG GTGTGTCTTGGTTCGTCCCTGCGGACAGCCTGAAAGGCAATGCCAAGGAGAACCAGCCGGGGCCCGGGGCATTgcctgggcggggccaggtgtgGTTCGAGCCCTACACCAAAACCAAGCCCTGGAGGGAGcccctgagagagaggcagatacAGGAGGAGCCAGTGAGCATCAAGAGGAGGAGCCCGGGTCAGCCAATCGGCAGCGCCGAAACGGACACAGACAGCAAAGCCCCTCCCGCCCTGGCTCGCGTTACACTTCAG GAGGCCCTGGAGATGCGGCGGCCGGACTTCCTGTCGCGCTCGCGGGAGCGGGTGAAGAggctggagctgcaggtggaggagcgCAGGCTGCAGGCCGTCTTccagcaggagagggagcagcTCTTCAACCGGCCCGGGGGCCGAGGGCAGCTCAGCCAGCCCGCAG ATTTTTCAGCTCACAGGAAGAGAGTCGTTCCCAGGAAAGAGATGTTCAAGAGATCCAAGCA ACTGTCTAATCATGAGAAAAAGGAGTTAAGATCTGACAAGGTAGCCAGTCAGAGGAAGGCTATGAG GATATACTCCCAGCTGCCCGAAGTACAGCAGAGgatagaggaggagaagaggaaggccGAGTATCGCTCCTACAGGCTTAACGCCCAGCTCTACAAGAAG AAAATCACCAACCGCATCTTGGGGAGAAAGACACCATGGCAGTGA